A part of Candidatus Methylomirabilota bacterium genomic DNA contains:
- a CDS encoding tripartite tricarboxylate transporter TctB family protein, whose product MRLADLVTASFLMLLSGVVLFDAVRLGIGWGTDGPKSGFFPFWLGVLMLAACALICLQAARRAEARVFVTRAQLGPVLKVLWPAVALVVLTQWLGLYVSGALYTGFYMRWIGRHTWLAVLAVAILFPLATFFVFEKWFLVPMPKGPLEAWLGQ is encoded by the coding sequence ATGCGACTCGCGGACCTGGTCACCGCGTCGTTCCTGATGCTGCTGAGCGGAGTCGTCCTCTTCGACGCCGTCAGGCTCGGCATCGGCTGGGGCACCGACGGCCCCAAGAGCGGATTCTTTCCCTTCTGGCTCGGCGTGCTCATGCTCGCCGCCTGCGCCCTCATTTGTCTCCAGGCGGCGCGCCGTGCGGAGGCGCGGGTGTTCGTCACGCGTGCGCAGCTCGGGCCGGTGCTGAAGGTGCTCTGGCCCGCCGTGGCGCTCGTGGTGCTCACGCAGTGGCTCGGGCTCTACGTCTCCGGGGCGCTCTACACCGGGTTCTACATGCGCTGGATCGGCCGCCACACGTGGCTGGCCGTGCTCGCCGTCGCGATCCTGTTCCCGCTCGCGACCTTCTTCGTCTTCGAGAAGTGGTTTCTGGTGCCGATGCCCAAGGGCCCGCTCGAGGCGTGGCTCGGGCAGTAG
- a CDS encoding tripartite tricarboxylate transporter substrate binding protein produces MRLTIALSLVLVLASTAPAGAWEPTKPIEFVVPAGTGGGADQMARLISGLAEKHKLSPRPLIVVNKSGGAGAEGFLDVKAKKGDAHVIVITLSNLFTTPLHTGIPFSWRDLTPVARMALDQFILWVNAETSYKTAKEYIAAVKAKPTAFKMGGTGSAQEDQILTIQLQQALGLKFIYVPFKGGGEVCVNLVGNHVDSTVNNPIECASHWKAGRVRPLAVFDTARIPVAEWKDIPTVKEALGVDVHYLMLRGIFGAPSMPKEAVDWYVAFLRKVYDTPEFQKYLNEGALKPAFASGAEYVKWVEENEKLHKDLMAKGGLLKQ; encoded by the coding sequence ATGAGGCTCACGATCGCCCTTTCGCTCGTCCTCGTCCTGGCGTCGACGGCTCCGGCCGGCGCGTGGGAGCCGACCAAGCCGATCGAGTTCGTCGTGCCCGCGGGGACCGGCGGCGGCGCCGACCAGATGGCGCGCCTGATCTCCGGCCTCGCCGAGAAGCACAAGCTCTCGCCGCGGCCGCTCATCGTCGTGAACAAGTCGGGCGGCGCCGGCGCCGAGGGCTTTCTCGACGTCAAGGCCAAGAAGGGCGACGCCCACGTCATCGTCATCACGCTGTCGAACCTCTTCACCACGCCGCTCCACACCGGCATTCCGTTCAGCTGGCGTGACCTCACGCCGGTCGCCCGAATGGCGCTCGACCAGTTCATCCTGTGGGTGAACGCGGAGACGTCGTACAAGACGGCCAAGGAGTACATCGCCGCCGTGAAGGCGAAGCCCACCGCGTTCAAGATGGGCGGCACGGGCTCGGCGCAGGAGGACCAGATCCTCACGATCCAGCTCCAGCAGGCGCTCGGGCTCAAGTTCATCTACGTGCCGTTCAAGGGCGGCGGTGAGGTGTGCGTGAACCTCGTCGGCAACCACGTGGACTCGACCGTCAACAACCCCATCGAGTGCGCGAGCCACTGGAAGGCGGGCCGCGTCCGGCCGCTCGCCGTCTTCGACACCGCGCGCATCCCCGTCGCCGAGTGGAAGGACATCCCGACGGTCAAGGAGGCCCTCGGCGTCGACGTGCACTACCTGATGCTCCGCGGGATCTTCGGGGCGCCGAGCATGCCGAAGGAGGCCGTGGACTGGTACGTCGCGTTCCTCAGGAAGGTCTACGACACGCCCGAGTTCCAGAAGTACCTCAACGAGGGCGCGCTGAAGCCGGCCTTCGCCTCGGGCGCCGAGTACGTGAAGTGGGTGGAGGAGAACGAAAAGCTCCACAAGGATCTGATGGCGAAGGGGGGTCTCCTGAAGCAGTAG
- a CDS encoding thiamine pyrophosphate-dependent enzyme, producing the protein MAETTTFTNATQILEPFRGVKKVTLEEYFTSGHRTCQGCESALVMKLMVKAAGPRTIVLGSTGCMYVANTTYYTTPWVVPWMHTQLGSSGSAALGTAAGLKALMRKGKMKAEPINVIAFCGDGGGADMGLGAISATLTHKEYNSLILLYDNESYANTDIQLSGMTPYGAHTTFSPPGKAKRLIHTRWKKNMAGMMAAGHSECRYVATVCASYAVEMMNRVRRALTIGGPTFIHSLDPCPKGWDYDPMLSHELGELAIETGIFPLYEVEDGVVKYYGKTKAIVEGRARKPVREYLLKQGRFAHFIEEDLEYFQKKVDEMWEKWEIPAVVPFRRLDATKAALDAK; encoded by the coding sequence ATGGCTGAGACCACGACGTTCACCAACGCCACGCAGATCCTCGAGCCGTTCCGTGGCGTCAAGAAGGTCACCCTCGAGGAGTACTTCACCTCGGGCCACCGGACCTGCCAGGGCTGCGAGTCCGCGCTCGTCATGAAGCTCATGGTGAAAGCGGCGGGCCCGCGCACGATCGTGCTCGGCTCCACCGGCTGCATGTACGTCGCCAACACGACGTACTACACGACGCCGTGGGTGGTGCCGTGGATGCACACGCAATTGGGATCTTCCGGATCGGCAGCGCTTGGTACTGCTGCAGGACTGAAAGCTCTCATGCGGAAAGGAAAGATGAAGGCGGAGCCGATCAATGTTATAGCGTTCTGCGGCGACGGCGGCGGCGCCGACATGGGCCTGGGGGCGATCTCGGCGACCCTGACGCACAAGGAGTACAACTCCCTCATCCTGCTCTACGACAACGAGTCGTACGCGAACACCGACATCCAGCTTTCCGGCATGACGCCCTACGGCGCCCACACGACGTTCAGCCCCCCCGGCAAGGCCAAGCGTCTCATCCACACGCGCTGGAAGAAGAACATGGCCGGCATGATGGCGGCGGGGCATTCCGAGTGCCGCTACGTGGCCACCGTCTGCGCCTCCTACGCGGTCGAGATGATGAACCGGGTCCGCCGTGCGCTGACGATCGGCGGGCCGACCTTCATCCACTCGCTCGACCCGTGCCCGAAGGGCTGGGACTACGACCCGATGCTCTCCCACGAGCTGGGCGAGCTCGCCATCGAGACCGGCATCTTCCCCCTCTACGAGGTCGAGGACGGGGTCGTGAAGTACTACGGCAAGACCAAGGCGATCGTCGAGGGCCGCGCGCGGAAGCCCGTGCGCGAGTACCTGCTCAAGCAGGGCCGCTTCGCCCACTTCATCGAGGAGGACCTCGAGTACTTCCAGAAGAAGGTGGACGAGATGTGGGAGAAGTGGGAGATCCCGGCCGTGGTCCCGTTCCGGCGGCTGGACGCCACCAAGGCCGCGCTCGACGCCAAGTAG
- a CDS encoding pyruvate ferredoxin oxidoreductase, with protein sequence MAVATKAVPAAAEDKELLISGSEAVAEALTLADIDVVTAYPIRPYDTVMQAIAKKIANGNLVAEYIVAEGEHSQFEIVKHASTVGARVFCGSSGVGWMYAMECLVVTPPLRVPMVALVGNRALDDPGAFGVEHNDALVVRDLGWLLCWIDTSQEALDTTLIAYRVAEDRRVFLPLAISADGAFLTHSQALTMVPPREKVDAFLPRYDRGDLQLHPDNPITVAPQANEDWVIEIRRQNNEAMARAVGVIEEAYADFRRVFGRGPENPWFEEYMTDDAEIILVGMGTISLPIKVAIREMRAKGKKVGLVRLRWFRPFPTDRLVAALSKAQAIGVIDRDYSFGSPFGSGVVANEIRAAMYNASRRPPLLSFICGLGGREVTLEDVNKAADMCYGAAKAGKSDAKTHWLGVRE encoded by the coding sequence TGGCGGTGGCGACCAAGGCGGTTCCGGCGGCGGCCGAAGACAAGGAACTCCTGATCTCGGGGAGCGAGGCGGTGGCAGAAGCCCTCACCCTCGCCGACATCGATGTCGTCACGGCCTACCCGATCCGGCCGTACGACACGGTCATGCAGGCGATCGCCAAGAAGATCGCCAACGGGAATCTTGTCGCCGAGTACATCGTGGCCGAAGGCGAGCACAGCCAGTTCGAGATCGTCAAGCACGCCTCGACGGTGGGCGCCCGCGTCTTCTGCGGCTCATCGGGCGTGGGCTGGATGTACGCGATGGAGTGCCTCGTCGTGACACCACCGCTGCGGGTGCCCATGGTCGCGCTCGTCGGCAACCGCGCGCTCGACGACCCCGGCGCGTTCGGTGTCGAGCACAACGACGCGCTGGTGGTCCGTGACCTCGGCTGGCTCCTCTGCTGGATCGACACGTCCCAGGAGGCGCTCGACACGACGCTGATCGCCTACCGCGTCGCCGAGGACCGGCGCGTCTTCCTGCCGCTCGCGATCTCGGCCGACGGCGCGTTCCTCACGCACTCCCAGGCGCTCACGATGGTGCCGCCGAGGGAGAAGGTGGACGCTTTCCTGCCGCGTTACGATCGCGGCGACCTCCAGCTCCACCCCGACAACCCGATCACCGTCGCCCCGCAAGCGAACGAGGACTGGGTCATCGAGATCCGGCGCCAGAACAACGAGGCGATGGCGCGCGCGGTCGGCGTGATCGAGGAGGCGTACGCCGACTTCCGGCGCGTCTTCGGCCGCGGCCCGGAGAACCCGTGGTTCGAGGAGTACATGACCGACGACGCGGAGATCATCCTGGTCGGCATGGGCACGATCTCGCTGCCCATCAAGGTCGCCATCCGCGAGATGCGCGCCAAGGGCAAGAAGGTCGGCCTCGTCCGGCTGCGCTGGTTCCGGCCGTTCCCGACCGACCGCCTGGTCGCCGCGCTCTCGAAGGCCCAGGCGATCGGCGTCATCGACCGCGATTATTCGTTCGGGTCGCCGTTCGGCTCGGGCGTGGTGGCCAACGAGATCCGCGCGGCCATGTACAACGCCTCGCGACGGCCGCCGCTCCTGTCCTTCATCTGCGGCCTCGGTGGCCGCGAGGTGACGCTGGAGGACGTCAACAAGGCGGCGGACATGTGCTACGGCGCCGCCAAGGCCGGCAAGTCGGACGCGAAGACGCACTGGCTCGGCGTTCGCGAATAG